Proteins encoded together in one Salmo salar chromosome ssa08, Ssal_v3.1, whole genome shotgun sequence window:
- the LOC106610331 gene encoding integrator complex subunit 12 isoform X2: MAASVSLELDPVFLKGLGYLHSKSKDSVDKLRALLDESLSGRGSDSSYRSSLKEVEVTKVSVSKMSINKQDSKSSSSSSSSSSSSSSKSSSSEKSKKEVEKRPSEKVRVESGEGPDPSKKPRLEPKQQENRSSPVTVQPFKDIPLPDFSNFDAETNADDFAMEMGLACVVCRQMTVTSGNQLVECQECHNLYHQDCHKPQVTDKDVNDPRLVWYCARCTRQMKRMAQKTQKPSQKPTPAVVSAAPVVKDPLVKKPELKVKPDTSSTFQAFKRTEASAAVSANPSSSSGSLQSGSGLTGWAAFGAKTSAGPGANTKPGSSGPSGSSKTSSTSIPPGQKPAGLSGLASSKTGGGLGGSGSKMAIGGGNGNNGDGGNGSSSVPLKPPPPLTLGKQTLNRSSSGENQGRGTSPGSSPSGSQPSLGGNGGGSGGNGAGNGNGNGSKAAAEAPGGGKAPTSQESQLNAMKRLQMVKKKAAQKKLKK, translated from the exons ATGGCTGCATCTGTGAGTCTGGAGTTGGACCCTGTCTTCCTAAAGGGACTGGGATACCTGCACTCAAAGAGCAAAGACTCTGTGGATAAACTCAGAGCTCTGCTGGACGAGTCTCTATCTGGCAGAGGGAGTGATTCCTCTTACCGCTCATCATTGAAG GAGGTGGAGGTGACGAAGGTGTCGGTGTCCAAGATGAGCATAAATAAACAGGACTCTAagtcctcctccagctcctcctcttcatctagcagcagcagcagcaagtcCAGCAGCTCAGAGAAGAGCAAGAAGGAGGTGGAGAAGAGGCCTTCAGAAAAG GTGAGGGTAGAGTCAGGTGAAGGACCTGACCCGTCTAAGAAGCCTCGCCTGGAGCCCAAGCAGCAGGAGAACCGCTCGTCCCCCGTCACAGTCCAGCCCTTCAAAGACATACCTCTGCCTGACTTCTCCAACTTCGACGCGGAGACCAACGCTGACGACTTCGCCATGGAGATGGGGCTGGCCTGTGTGGTTTGCAG GCAGATGACGGTGACGTCGGGCAACCAGCTAGTGGAGTGCCAGGAGTGCCACAACCTCTACCACCAGGACTGCCACAAGCCCCAGGTGACGGACAAGGACGTCAACGACCCGCGCCTGGTGTGGTACTGCGCCCGCTGCACCCGGCAGATGAAACGCATG GCCCAGAAGACCCAGAAGCCTTCACAGAAGCCGACACCAGCCGTTGTGTCAGCAGCCCCCGTGGTGAAGGACCCTCTGGTTAAGAAACCGGAGCTCAAGGTCAAACCCGACACATCCAGCACCTTTCAGGCCTTCAAACGAACTGAG gCGTCTGCAGCGGTATCTGCCAACCCCTCCAGTAGCAGCGGCTCCTTGCAGTCGGGCAGCGGCCTCACAGGGTGGGCCGCCTTCGGGGCCAAGACCTCCGCTGGCCCTGGCGCCAACACCAAACCTGGCTCCTCAGGGCCAAGTGGAAGTAGCAAGACCTCCTCCACCTCTATCCCCCCTGGCCAGAAACCTGCTGGACTCTCTGGGCTGGCCAGTTCTAAGACGGGCGGAGGACTGGGCGGCAGTGGCTCCAAGATGGCGATCGGAGGAGGAAATGGAAATAATGGTGATGGTGGAAACGGCTCCAGCTCTGTGCCTCTGAAGCCTCCTCCACCTCTGACCCTGGGGAAGCAGACCCTAAACCGGTCCTCCAGTGGGGAGAACCAGGGGAGGGGGACAAGTCCTGGGTCCTCCCCCAGTGGGTCTCAGCCCAGCCTGGGAGGGAACGGCGGAGGGTCTGGGGGCAATGGAGCAGGGAATGGGAACGGTAACGGGTCGAAGGCGGCGGCTGAAGCGCCAGGGGGTGGCAAGGCGCCCACTTCCCAGGAGTCTCAGCTCAACGCCATGAAACGCCTGCAGATGGTGAAGAAGAAAGCGGCTCAGAAGAAGCTGAAGAAATGA
- the LOC106610331 gene encoding integrator complex subunit 12 isoform X1, producing the protein MAASVSLELDPVFLKGLGYLHSKSKDSVDKLRALLDESLSGRGSDSSYRSSLKEVEVTKVSVSKMSINKQDSKSSSSSSSSSSSSSSKSSSSEKSKKEVEKRPSEKVRVESGEGPDPSKKPRLEPKQQENRSSPVTVQPFKDIPLPDFSNFDAETNADDFAMEMGLACVVCRQMTVTSGNQLVECQECHNLYHQDCHKPQVTDKDVNDPRLVWYCARCTRQMKRMAQKTQKPSQKPTPAVVSAAPVVKDPLVKKPELKVKPDTSSTFQAFKRTEVKASAAVSANPSSSSGSLQSGSGLTGWAAFGAKTSAGPGANTKPGSSGPSGSSKTSSTSIPPGQKPAGLSGLASSKTGGGLGGSGSKMAIGGGNGNNGDGGNGSSSVPLKPPPPLTLGKQTLNRSSSGENQGRGTSPGSSPSGSQPSLGGNGGGSGGNGAGNGNGNGSKAAAEAPGGGKAPTSQESQLNAMKRLQMVKKKAAQKKLKK; encoded by the exons ATGGCTGCATCTGTGAGTCTGGAGTTGGACCCTGTCTTCCTAAAGGGACTGGGATACCTGCACTCAAAGAGCAAAGACTCTGTGGATAAACTCAGAGCTCTGCTGGACGAGTCTCTATCTGGCAGAGGGAGTGATTCCTCTTACCGCTCATCATTGAAG GAGGTGGAGGTGACGAAGGTGTCGGTGTCCAAGATGAGCATAAATAAACAGGACTCTAagtcctcctccagctcctcctcttcatctagcagcagcagcagcaagtcCAGCAGCTCAGAGAAGAGCAAGAAGGAGGTGGAGAAGAGGCCTTCAGAAAAG GTGAGGGTAGAGTCAGGTGAAGGACCTGACCCGTCTAAGAAGCCTCGCCTGGAGCCCAAGCAGCAGGAGAACCGCTCGTCCCCCGTCACAGTCCAGCCCTTCAAAGACATACCTCTGCCTGACTTCTCCAACTTCGACGCGGAGACCAACGCTGACGACTTCGCCATGGAGATGGGGCTGGCCTGTGTGGTTTGCAG GCAGATGACGGTGACGTCGGGCAACCAGCTAGTGGAGTGCCAGGAGTGCCACAACCTCTACCACCAGGACTGCCACAAGCCCCAGGTGACGGACAAGGACGTCAACGACCCGCGCCTGGTGTGGTACTGCGCCCGCTGCACCCGGCAGATGAAACGCATG GCCCAGAAGACCCAGAAGCCTTCACAGAAGCCGACACCAGCCGTTGTGTCAGCAGCCCCCGTGGTGAAGGACCCTCTGGTTAAGAAACCGGAGCTCAAGGTCAAACCCGACACATCCAGCACCTTTCAGGCCTTCAAACGAACTGAGGTGAAG gCGTCTGCAGCGGTATCTGCCAACCCCTCCAGTAGCAGCGGCTCCTTGCAGTCGGGCAGCGGCCTCACAGGGTGGGCCGCCTTCGGGGCCAAGACCTCCGCTGGCCCTGGCGCCAACACCAAACCTGGCTCCTCAGGGCCAAGTGGAAGTAGCAAGACCTCCTCCACCTCTATCCCCCCTGGCCAGAAACCTGCTGGACTCTCTGGGCTGGCCAGTTCTAAGACGGGCGGAGGACTGGGCGGCAGTGGCTCCAAGATGGCGATCGGAGGAGGAAATGGAAATAATGGTGATGGTGGAAACGGCTCCAGCTCTGTGCCTCTGAAGCCTCCTCCACCTCTGACCCTGGGGAAGCAGACCCTAAACCGGTCCTCCAGTGGGGAGAACCAGGGGAGGGGGACAAGTCCTGGGTCCTCCCCCAGTGGGTCTCAGCCCAGCCTGGGAGGGAACGGCGGAGGGTCTGGGGGCAATGGAGCAGGGAATGGGAACGGTAACGGGTCGAAGGCGGCGGCTGAAGCGCCAGGGGGTGGCAAGGCGCCCACTTCCCAGGAGTCTCAGCTCAACGCCATGAAACGCCTGCAGATGGTGAAGAAGAAAGCGGCTCAGAAGAAGCTGAAGAAATGA